One genomic region from Rosa rugosa chromosome 1, drRosRugo1.1, whole genome shotgun sequence encodes:
- the LOC133726181 gene encoding uncharacterized protein LOC133726181, with the protein MEESPYSSRGQDEPEFSLRDWAVKARGISRENTNSRRFSASYIRSFREDTRSFRSNITISSTASSPGYALRDEIDPATYSFTTALKALQARSAYNSWEALSPDGFALHSKWNEAEKYICNPLSGQVPMECLSAKTLSGRSFRNITNRITMSAPLVYSSHTRPIHTTKHSYSTKEDLARQFPIPAKKNEGMTRDVGTQSTPPDISSSSLSSASTPPIVERSLNRFRGGDSPNSNSNSKPKSEEEVEEEEMEVKDTEEEEETKREKEERKKKEEQKWRQGGCLSWMRKRYREKHKPRKKNMFLSHLKAC; encoded by the exons ATGGAAGAATCCCCATATAGTTCTAGGGGACAAGACGAACCCGAGTTCAGCTTGAGAGATTGGGCTGTCAAGGCTAGAGGAATCAGCCGCGAAAACACGAATTCCAGAAGGTTCTCAGCATCCTACATTAGAAGCTTTAGAGAAGACACAAGGTCTTTCAGATCAAACATTACCATCTCCAGCACTGCTTCTTCTCCTGGCTATGCCTTAAGAG ATGAAATTGACCCTGCAACTTACTCATTCACCACTGCCCTCAAAG CATTGCAAGCAAGGTCTGCCTACAATAGTTGGGAGGCTTTATCCCCAGATGGGTTTGCTTTACATTCAAAGTGGAATGAAGCAGAGAAATACATATGCAACCCTCTTTCAGGACAAGTCCCAATGGAGTGTTTATCTGCAAAAACACTTAGTGGAAGATCGTTTCGAAACATAACGAATCGTATCACAATGTCTGCACCTCTCGTTTACTCTTCTCACACTAGGCCAATCCATACCACCAAGCATTCTTATTCAACCAAAGAAGACTTGGCTCGTCAATTCCCAATTCCAG CAAAGAAAAATGAGGGTATGACCAGAGATGTTGGAACTCAAAGCACTCCTCCTGATATCAGTTCTAGCAGTCTTAGCTCTGCTTCAACTCCTCCCATTGTAGAAAGATCATTAAATCGATTTCGTGGCGGAGATTcaccaaattcaaattcaaattcaaaaccaaaatctgaagaagaggttgaagaagaagag ATGGAAGTGAAAGatacagaagaggaagaagaaacaaaaagggaaaaggaagagagaaagaaaaaagaagagcaAAAGTGGAGGCAAGGTGGGTGCTTGTCATGGATGAGAAAAAGGTACAGAGAGAAACACAAACCAAGAAAGAAGAATATGTTTCTTTCTCATCTCAAAGCGTGCTGA